A window of the Arenibacter algicola genome harbors these coding sequences:
- a CDS encoding VOC family protein — protein MTAKDNHINYVELKAKDLEKTKKFYTAAFNWTFTDYGPTYIAFSDSGLEGGFEKTENEIVNGALVILYHKNLVFVRDKIIEAGGDITKDIFSFPGGRRFHFSDPSGNELAVWSDQ, from the coding sequence ATGACAGCAAAAGACAACCACATCAACTATGTAGAGCTCAAGGCCAAAGACCTTGAAAAAACTAAAAAATTCTACACTGCAGCCTTTAATTGGACCTTTACGGACTATGGCCCTACCTATATCGCCTTTTCGGATAGTGGATTGGAAGGAGGATTTGAAAAGACTGAAAATGAAATAGTGAACGGTGCCCTGGTAATTTTATATCACAAAAATCTTGTGTTCGTAAGGGATAAAATAATCGAGGCTGGTGGTGATATTACCAAGGATATTTTTTCTTTTCCAGGAGGTCGTAGGTTCCATTTTAGTGACCCTTCCGGCAATGAGCTTGCAGTATGGTCGGATCAATAG
- a CDS encoding endonuclease domain-containing protein, whose protein sequence is MLEKIWNNGFLPLEGDGRGDECWKNLCTVLDPFRLLSLKKVQNPPSLAKGRSKRIIIFGIDMKPKKIHNRPETKINRLKLRKSLTSAEAFLWNELKGKKLEGRKFRRQHSIGDYITDFYCARENLIIELDGEVHNNLIAIDYDEKRTAFFNVNGFKVVRFENKMVFENLPSVLQEICEYFINE, encoded by the coding sequence ATGTTAGAAAAAATATGGAATAATGGGTTCCTTCCCCTAGAAGGGGACGGAAGGGGTGATGAATGTTGGAAGAATTTATGTACTGTCTTGGATCCCTTCCGTCTTTTGTCCCTGAAAAAGGTCCAAAATCCACCTTCCCTTGCCAAGGGAAGGAGCAAAAGGATTATTATATTTGGGATAGATATGAAGCCTAAAAAAATACATAATAGACCTGAAACCAAAATCAATAGATTAAAGCTTCGAAAAAGCCTGACTTCTGCAGAGGCCTTTCTTTGGAATGAATTAAAGGGTAAAAAATTGGAAGGCAGGAAATTTAGGAGACAACATAGTATTGGGGATTATATTACAGATTTCTATTGTGCACGGGAAAATTTGATAATAGAATTGGATGGGGAGGTTCATAACAATTTAATAGCTATTGATTATGACGAGAAAAGAACTGCCTTTTTCAATGTAAATGGTTTCAAGGTTGTGCGATTTGAAAATAAAATGGTTTTTGAAAATTTGCCAAGTGTTTTACAAGAAATATGCGAGTATTTTATTAATGAATAA
- a CDS encoding SRPBCC family protein → MGFYQFKKTQEINASLEEVWKFISDPANLKKITPDYMGFDIISNDVPSEMYAGMIISYKVSPLFGIKTTWVTEITHLKENSYFVDEQRVGPYKIWHHQHMIQPMEKGTLMTDIVSYQPPLGLLGSVANTLIIKGKLNEIFDYRTKALDEIF, encoded by the coding sequence ATGGGATTTTATCAATTTAAAAAAACACAGGAAATCAATGCCAGTTTGGAAGAAGTATGGAAATTTATTTCCGACCCCGCCAATCTAAAAAAAATAACCCCGGATTATATGGGCTTTGATATCATTTCAAACGATGTACCATCCGAAATGTACGCCGGTATGATTATAAGCTACAAGGTTTCACCCTTGTTCGGAATAAAGACAACATGGGTAACCGAAATTACCCATTTAAAGGAAAATAGTTATTTTGTGGACGAACAACGGGTTGGACCATACAAGATATGGCATCATCAGCATATGATACAGCCAATGGAAAAGGGGACCCTAATGACAGATATTGTAAGCTACCAACCTCCTTTGGGACTCTTGGGGAGTGTTGCCAACACCCTTATTATAAAGGGAAAGCTTAACGAAATATTCGACTATAGGACCAAGGCATTGGATGAAATATTTTAA
- a CDS encoding DUF3667 domain-containing protein, with amino-acid sequence MTEKIEKNSKETELNNTACKNCKTQFKGKFCPNCGQSVYEFEKPFRFLIVDLVGNIFAFDTRLWKSMSSLIFRPGKFVEEYLNGHRARYMSPFRLYIFVSFLFFLLLSIYAGSQIQISEKVRNEINLSFNGQIDSLNPETDSLKTNEINISDRSVSPKKLTNALSKVLNNPKMYMDSFLKFVSWSLFFLMPVYAFFLWLLFRKSKKYYYSHLVLAINQHTFVFLLFVLIICFKLIFPIRAYYPENYLIASIPIYLFFGKLHLYKRSWSKTLLRMITILIFYGIALFITLFITWNFWIKMELL; translated from the coding sequence ATGACGGAGAAAATAGAAAAGAATTCCAAAGAAACGGAATTAAATAATACGGCATGCAAAAACTGTAAAACTCAATTTAAGGGTAAATTTTGCCCCAATTGTGGCCAATCTGTCTATGAATTTGAAAAGCCATTTCGTTTTTTGATCGTTGATCTCGTAGGGAATATTTTCGCCTTCGATACTAGGTTATGGAAATCCATGTCATCCTTAATTTTTCGTCCAGGTAAATTTGTAGAGGAATATCTCAATGGCCATAGGGCAAGGTATATGTCCCCCTTTAGGCTCTATATATTTGTAAGTTTCTTATTCTTTTTATTATTGTCTATTTATGCCGGAAGTCAAATTCAGATCAGTGAAAAAGTCAGAAATGAAATAAATTTATCATTCAACGGTCAAATAGACTCACTTAATCCAGAGACCGATTCCCTAAAAACTAACGAAATAAATATTAGCGATAGATCTGTTAGCCCAAAGAAATTGACCAATGCCCTTTCAAAGGTTCTAAATAACCCCAAAATGTACATGGACAGTTTTCTTAAGTTTGTATCATGGTCCCTGTTTTTTCTTATGCCCGTTTACGCCTTCTTCCTATGGCTGTTATTTAGAAAAAGTAAAAAGTATTATTACAGCCATCTTGTCCTTGCCATTAATCAACATACTTTTGTTTTTCTCCTATTTGTACTTATAATTTGCTTTAAACTTATATTCCCAATTCGGGCATATTATCCCGAGAATTACCTAATAGCCTCCATTCCTATTTACTTATTTTTCGGCAAATTACATCTCTATAAAAGGAGCTGGTCAAAAACTCTATTAAGAATGATTACCATTCTTATTTTTTATGGAATCGCACTTTTCATAACCTTATTTATAACATGGAATTTTTGGATAAAAATGGAGTTACTATAA
- a CDS encoding helix-turn-helix domain-containing protein, which translates to MNPEAIKISRITNKTVSEKDGKYYSVFWIQNGVKSLEIDRVSYNNVSNSIFFLHPSINWKISKENSTTSSGYILYLSKEILDNPLLSKLHINEIRLFTTEEIPKINLSPGIEKRIQSILEMLDELIGSELNHKDDAIISLLNTIFVYCDGQCNIKSVISENDAKKAIVYKFKKLVDKWFAKYHKVSDYADLLNVSDNYLNECIKETIGVNAKAVITEKRIMTSRHALKFTDKTVKEICFELGFSSPDYFSYFFKKHTGVTPSMLRQN; encoded by the coding sequence ATGAATCCAGAAGCCATAAAAATATCGAGAATAACAAATAAGACCGTTTCTGAAAAGGACGGAAAATATTATTCTGTTTTTTGGATTCAGAACGGAGTAAAATCCCTTGAAATAGACAGGGTTTCCTACAATAATGTATCTAATTCAATTTTCTTTCTTCACCCTAGTATCAATTGGAAAATTTCAAAAGAAAATAGCACCACATCTTCCGGATATATACTGTACTTGTCTAAGGAAATACTGGACAATCCCTTATTGAGCAAACTACATATAAATGAAATCAGGCTTTTTACCACGGAGGAAATCCCCAAAATCAATTTATCCCCGGGTATTGAAAAAAGAATTCAGTCTATTTTGGAAATGCTTGATGAACTGATCGGTTCTGAACTGAACCATAAGGACGATGCCATAATTTCCCTCTTGAATACCATTTTTGTCTATTGTGATGGTCAGTGCAATATCAAATCCGTTATTTCGGAAAACGATGCAAAAAAGGCAATCGTCTATAAATTCAAAAAACTGGTGGACAAGTGGTTTGCCAAGTACCATAAAGTGAGTGACTATGCGGATCTGCTCAATGTTTCAGACAACTATTTAAATGAATGCATAAAAGAAACCATTGGTGTAAATGCCAAGGCGGTTATAACCGAGAAAAGAATAATGACTTCAAGGCACGCTTTAAAATTTACGGATAAGACCGTAAAAGAAATATGTTTTGAATTGGGCTTCTCCTCCCCTGATTATTTCAGCTATTTCTTTAAAAAGCACACTGGGGTCACTCCGTCTATGCTCAGACAGAACTAA
- a CDS encoding SGNH/GDSL hydrolase family protein, which translates to MKKLNFILLLLILFSWHTYAQNEIASNSDYLKDIKVELTKKWPNNRTINLVFHGHSVPAGYFKTPIVNTLESYPFLVLQTIKQHYPFAVVNMINTSIGGENSVCGAERFEPEVLIHNPDVLFLDYALNDTGIGLEKSYEAWNNMIQKALKRNIKIILLTPSPDQRINMLEANNVLEQHQKQIQSLAKENGIGLVDSFEIFKEKAIAGDSISKFMSQVNHPNAEGHRLIADEINMYFE; encoded by the coding sequence ATGAAAAAATTGAACTTCATCTTATTACTATTGATATTATTTTCATGGCATACGTACGCTCAAAATGAGATAGCATCGAATTCAGATTACTTGAAGGACATTAAAGTAGAACTCACCAAAAAATGGCCCAACAATAGGACTATCAATTTGGTTTTTCACGGTCATTCGGTTCCAGCGGGCTATTTTAAGACCCCAATTGTCAACACCTTGGAATCCTACCCTTTTCTAGTGTTACAAACAATAAAGCAACACTACCCCTTTGCAGTAGTTAACATGATTAATACTTCCATTGGCGGAGAGAATTCTGTTTGCGGGGCGGAACGATTTGAGCCCGAAGTCCTGATCCACAACCCAGATGTGCTTTTCTTGGATTATGCCTTAAACGATACCGGGATCGGACTGGAAAAGTCCTATGAGGCCTGGAACAATATGATCCAAAAAGCTTTGAAGAGAAACATTAAAATAATACTTTTAACTCCCTCCCCTGACCAACGCATAAACATGTTGGAAGCAAATAATGTACTGGAACAGCATCAAAAACAAATTCAAAGCTTAGCAAAGGAAAATGGGATCGGCCTTGTGGATAGTTTCGAAATATTCAAAGAAAAAGCGATTGCTGGAGACAGTATTTCAAAATTTATGTCGCAAGTAAATCATCCAAATGCTGAAGGGCATAGACTCATTGCTGATGAGATCAACATGTATTTTGAATAA
- a CDS encoding VTT domain-containing protein — MMDRLIEIILHTDDALLALVADNVFNAYLLLFFIIMLETGLIFFPFLPGDGLLFSAGVVAASTNLNIWILLVILIIAAIIGNHLNFTAGKYLGEKLERSNNYFLKNYLMKSLPKAQKFYDKHGGRAIIIGRFFPIIRTYIPFLAGMVYMDRRLFLKNTILGAVLWISLFLLTGFFVGEITWVKNNYGLIFLSLIIITTVPLVFSLLLRKKSNSN; from the coding sequence ATGATGGACAGGTTAATCGAAATAATATTGCATACAGATGATGCACTTTTGGCCTTGGTGGCCGATAATGTTTTTAATGCCTATCTTCTACTTTTTTTTATAATCATGCTCGAGACCGGCCTTATATTCTTTCCATTTCTACCGGGGGACGGCCTTTTATTTTCCGCTGGAGTGGTAGCCGCCTCTACGAATTTAAATATTTGGATATTGCTGGTAATACTTATTATAGCCGCCATTATCGGAAACCATTTAAATTTTACCGCTGGAAAATATTTGGGCGAAAAGTTGGAACGAAGTAATAATTATTTTCTAAAAAACTACTTGATGAAAAGCTTGCCCAAAGCACAGAAATTTTATGACAAACACGGGGGAAGAGCCATAATTATAGGTCGCTTTTTCCCGATCATTAGAACCTATATTCCTTTTTTGGCCGGTATGGTCTATATGGATCGCCGTTTATTCTTAAAAAATACCATTTTAGGTGCAGTATTATGGATAAGCCTTTTCTTATTAACAGGTTTTTTTGTCGGAGAAATTACTTGGGTCAAGAATAATTATGGACTAATCTTCCTATCCTTAATAATAATTACTACTGTGCCACTAGTATTTTCCTTATTATTAAGGAAGAAATCAAATTCTAATTAA
- a CDS encoding cupin domain-containing protein, with protein MDRKKFLKTTGVGLGFALVPGLVQCQSSTGDGDYSDKLVPKVIRDEEGNALNVIGDIQTHKLVGSETGNQIVEWVDNVEPGVGIPPHIHTREDEIFRVIKGQVEIMVDGTTTILNEGDVAFAPKNIPHSWTVVGTEKAKMITSAFPAGIEHMFTELSQLPPGPPDFPKVAEICAKQGITFV; from the coding sequence ATGGACAGGAAAAAATTTTTAAAGACAACAGGAGTAGGATTGGGATTTGCGTTGGTCCCAGGATTGGTACAATGTCAATCATCAACTGGAGATGGCGACTATTCGGATAAATTGGTACCCAAGGTCATCAGGGACGAAGAAGGAAATGCTTTAAATGTAATAGGGGATATACAAACACATAAACTTGTTGGTAGCGAAACTGGAAACCAGATTGTGGAATGGGTAGACAATGTTGAACCAGGGGTAGGTATACCTCCGCACATCCATACCCGCGAAGATGAAATCTTTAGAGTCATTAAAGGGCAGGTAGAAATAATGGTTGATGGAACCACCACAATTTTAAATGAGGGCGATGTGGCCTTTGCCCCAAAAAACATCCCTCATTCCTGGACAGTTGTGGGTACGGAAAAGGCCAAAATGATTACCTCTGCCTTCCCTGCAGGGATAGAACATATGTTCACTGAATTATCCCAATTACCACCTGGACCCCCAGACTTTCCGAAGGTTGCAGAGATATGTGCAAAACAGGGCATTACCTTTGTTTAA
- a CDS encoding MBL fold metallo-hydrolase, whose amino-acid sequence MKKMKFALLGAMVFLGLIFIGTRPSNGHFREIKERTITNLYDAFGNNPKLTKDFGFSCITNYRGKTILFDAGGNADIFKDNISKLNIDLSQIDIVVVSHGHFDHLNGLDYLLKINPTVKIYFPFDIFWGADVAFDATGQEPLIKDSLPTRMQYFDGGDTKFTIEQTGRFWNSNMEYIKSSKEILPGLTLIVTNSSYMGYFSCYPGKGFVEGGFDQEKEACKNTNLPELSLALKTADGQVLIVGCSHTGIENILQKTQEVTQDKISLAYGGLHMLPFNREQTTKLVKVIKNEFKVEKIAPAHCTGHLAFKILSNFYGEDYIYAGLGETIEY is encoded by the coding sequence ATGAAAAAAATGAAATTCGCCCTGTTAGGTGCAATGGTTTTTTTGGGTCTTATATTTATTGGCACTAGGCCATCCAATGGTCACTTTAGGGAGATAAAGGAAAGGACAATTACCAATCTCTATGATGCCTTTGGTAATAATCCGAAACTTACAAAAGACTTTGGATTCTCCTGTATCACAAATTATAGGGGCAAGACCATACTATTTGATGCTGGTGGGAATGCCGACATTTTCAAGGACAATATTTCCAAACTAAATATAGATTTATCCCAGATAGATATAGTGGTTGTCTCCCATGGACATTTTGATCATTTAAACGGACTTGATTATTTGTTAAAAATTAATCCAACAGTAAAAATCTATTTTCCATTTGATATTTTTTGGGGTGCCGATGTAGCATTTGATGCTACAGGTCAAGAACCGCTAATAAAAGATTCCTTGCCAACGCGTATGCAGTATTTTGACGGAGGGGACACCAAATTCACCATTGAACAAACTGGCAGATTTTGGAATTCTAACATGGAATACATAAAATCCTCCAAAGAAATTCTTCCAGGATTAACGTTAATTGTAACCAATTCATCCTATATGGGATATTTTTCTTGCTATCCTGGAAAAGGTTTTGTGGAAGGCGGATTCGACCAGGAAAAAGAGGCTTGTAAAAACACCAATCTTCCTGAATTGTCCTTGGCCTTGAAAACGGCAGATGGACAAGTGCTTATTGTTGGCTGTTCGCATACAGGGATAGAAAATATCCTTCAGAAAACACAAGAGGTAACCCAGGACAAAATAAGTTTGGCCTATGGAGGCTTACATATGCTACCATTTAATAGAGAACAAACAACTAAACTGGTGAAAGTAATAAAGAATGAATTTAAGGTAGAAAAAATTGCCCCCGCACATTGTACAGGCCATCTCGCCTTTAAAATTTTGTCCAACTTTTATGGCGAAGACTATATTTACGCAGGTTTAGGCGAAACAATAGAGTATTAA
- a CDS encoding pyridoxal phosphate-dependent decarboxylase family protein, with protein MNSPIINSFNVMTNNRDSALEIKKEQFKNLGYQLIDKIAGFLDTIDEKPVTLGEGPQALQKILGVSSLPDNGSDAKDIISNATDLLMDHSLLNGHPKFMGYITSSPTPIGMLADLLAASVNPNVGAHILSPMATEIERQTVQWLAEFIGVGPDYGGILVSGGNMANFTAFLAARTAKAPKNIKEDGLTSTSKKLLIYCSKTTHTWVEKAAILFGHGSKSTRWIPTDASNKMDNDLLEKAIKKDLKDGHQPFMIVGTAGDVSTGAVDNLNGIASICKTYNLWFHIDGAYGIPAAIVPELKQMFQGIKEADSLALDPHKWLYSPLEAGCTLVKNPKHLTDTYSSHPEYYNFSKNEQGTAQNFYEYGLQNSRGFRALKVWMALKQLGRNGYLKIIREDIELSQLLFQLAVNHEELEAITQNLSITTLRYVPFGYGDKSDGNEKYLNTLNEALLDKLQLGGQVFLSNAIVNHKYCLRGCIVNFRTSKKDIEEIIEIIVREGKEMHQKLTTK; from the coding sequence ATGAATTCACCAATAATTAATTCCTTTAACGTTATGACCAATAATCGAGATTCAGCACTGGAAATAAAAAAAGAACAGTTCAAAAATCTCGGTTATCAGCTAATAGATAAGATAGCTGGATTCTTGGACACAATTGATGAAAAACCTGTTACCCTGGGAGAGGGACCCCAAGCACTACAAAAAATACTGGGCGTTTCTTCCCTTCCGGACAACGGTAGTGACGCAAAAGATATTATTTCCAATGCCACCGATTTATTGATGGACCATTCCCTGCTCAACGGGCATCCAAAATTTATGGGCTATATTACCTCCTCCCCTACACCTATCGGCATGCTGGCCGATTTATTGGCGGCTTCGGTAAACCCCAATGTGGGTGCACATATTTTGAGCCCCATGGCCACAGAAATTGAAAGGCAAACCGTACAATGGCTGGCTGAATTTATTGGGGTCGGGCCAGACTATGGCGGAATATTGGTAAGTGGAGGCAACATGGCCAATTTTACTGCATTTTTAGCAGCGCGAACTGCCAAGGCCCCAAAAAACATAAAGGAAGACGGCCTGACCTCAACTTCAAAAAAATTATTGATCTATTGTTCAAAAACTACACATACCTGGGTGGAAAAAGCAGCTATTCTTTTTGGCCATGGTTCAAAGTCTACCAGATGGATCCCAACCGACGCCTCCAATAAAATGGACAACGATCTCTTGGAAAAAGCCATAAAAAAGGATTTGAAAGATGGCCATCAACCATTTATGATTGTAGGAACTGCAGGAGATGTAAGTACAGGGGCTGTAGATAACCTAAACGGCATTGCATCTATATGTAAGACTTATAATTTATGGTTCCATATAGATGGGGCCTATGGCATACCTGCCGCTATTGTTCCAGAATTAAAACAAATGTTCCAAGGCATTAAAGAGGCAGATTCCTTAGCACTGGACCCGCATAAATGGCTCTATAGTCCCTTAGAAGCTGGGTGTACCCTGGTCAAAAACCCCAAACACCTTACAGACACCTATAGTTCGCATCCCGAATATTATAATTTTAGCAAAAACGAACAGGGAACAGCTCAGAATTTTTATGAATATGGACTTCAAAACTCACGTGGATTTAGAGCTTTAAAAGTTTGGATGGCATTAAAACAATTAGGAAGAAATGGATATTTAAAAATAATTCGAGAAGATATTGAACTGTCCCAATTACTTTTCCAATTGGCAGTAAATCATGAGGAATTGGAAGCTATAACCCAGAATTTGAGTATTACCACCCTGAGGTATGTGCCATTTGGTTACGGGGATAAATCCGATGGGAATGAAAAATATTTAAACACCTTAAATGAGGCCCTATTGGATAAGCTGCAACTAGGTGGCCAGGTATTTCTCTCCAACGCCATAGTAAATCATAAATATTGCTTACGCGGCTGTATTGTAAATTTTAGGACCTCTAAAAAAGACATAGAGGAAATCATTGAAATAATAGTTAGGGAAGGAAAGGAAATGCATCAAAAATTAACCACAAAATAA
- a CDS encoding M20 metallopeptidase family protein encodes MNIKDRIKQLAQAHSSEFVKVRRHLHQYPELSFQEHHTCAYVRERLLEIGITEIESVAKTGLMATINGKASGKTILLRADMDALPIQEENTVEYASQNNGIMHACGHDVHMTSLLLTTKILWELRKDFSGTVKLLFQPGEELMPGGATLVMKETAYNALGPIPHLGQHVMPNLPAGKVGFRSGLFMASMDEIYITIIGKGGHAAVPEECIDPILIASHVIVAAQQVVSRMASPKTPSVLSFGRIIGDGANNVIPDKVTIEGTFRTYDEVWRTEAIEKLTNLVKSIVEGMGAECIVDIPRGYPHLKNDVELTNAMKKGAIDYLGSNNVEDLDLWMAAEDFAYYSQQNKACFYLLGVGNTEKGITSGLHTPTFNIDESALETGGGLMAWLALQSLL; translated from the coding sequence ATGAATATTAAGGACAGAATAAAACAATTGGCCCAGGCACACTCTTCAGAGTTTGTTAAGGTAAGGAGGCATCTGCACCAGTACCCCGAACTTTCCTTTCAAGAGCACCACACCTGTGCCTATGTGCGGGAACGGCTTTTGGAAATTGGGATCACCGAAATTGAATCTGTTGCCAAAACTGGTTTAATGGCTACAATAAATGGAAAGGCTTCGGGCAAAACCATCCTTTTAAGGGCAGATATGGATGCCCTTCCCATACAAGAAGAAAATACTGTGGAATACGCCTCCCAAAATAATGGGATTATGCATGCCTGTGGACATGATGTACACATGACTTCCCTCTTGCTGACCACTAAAATTCTTTGGGAGCTTAGGAAAGATTTTTCTGGAACGGTAAAATTATTATTTCAACCAGGGGAGGAATTGATGCCCGGTGGGGCTACCTTGGTAATGAAAGAGACTGCCTATAATGCCTTGGGGCCAATTCCCCATTTAGGACAACACGTAATGCCCAACCTTCCTGCCGGGAAAGTAGGTTTTAGATCTGGACTATTTATGGCCAGTATGGATGAGATTTATATCACCATTATTGGAAAAGGCGGTCATGCCGCCGTGCCAGAAGAATGTATAGACCCTATTCTCATTGCATCCCATGTTATTGTGGCGGCCCAGCAGGTGGTTAGCAGAATGGCATCGCCCAAAACTCCCAGCGTCTTGTCCTTTGGTCGTATTATTGGGGATGGTGCCAATAATGTTATCCCGGACAAGGTAACCATTGAGGGTACTTTTAGGACCTATGATGAGGTATGGAGGACAGAGGCGATTGAAAAACTCACTAATTTGGTGAAATCCATCGTAGAAGGTATGGGAGCAGAATGCATAGTAGATATACCAAGGGGATACCCACATTTAAAAAATGATGTGGAATTGACGAATGCTATGAAGAAGGGAGCAATAGACTACCTTGGGTCTAACAATGTGGAAGACCTGGATTTATGGATGGCTGCCGAGGATTTTGCTTATTATTCCCAACAAAATAAGGCCTGTTTTTATTTGTTGGGCGTAGGGAATACGGAAAAGGGCATTACCTCTGGCTTACATACCCCAACCTTCAATATAGATGAATCGGCATTGGAAACAGGAGGTGGATTAATGGCCTGGCTGGCTTTGCAGTCACTGCTATAA